Within Micromonospora narathiwatensis, the genomic segment CTCCCCCGTAACCCCCGATGCAGTGACGCGACCTGGGAGTTGGAACGTGAGCGAGCCGAACGACGCAACCTTCGACATCGTGATCCTCGGAGGTGGTAGCGGCGGCTACGCGACCGCGCTGCGCGCTGCCCAGCTGAACCTCTCCGTCGCCCTGATCGAGAAGGGCAAGCTCGGGGGCACCTGCCTGCACAACGGCTGCATCCCGACCAAGGCCCTGCTGCACGCCGCCGAGATCGCCGACCAGACCCGCGAGTCGGAGCAGTTCGGCGTCAAGGCCGAGCTGGTCGGCATCGACATGGCGTCGGTCAACGCGTACAAGGACGGCGTGATCGCCCGGCTCTACAAGGGCCTCCAGGGTCTGGTGGGCGGCGCGAAGAACATCACCTTCGTGGCGGGCGCCGGCAAGCTGGTCGCGCCGAACACCGTCGAGGTCGACGGCAAGCGCTACACCGGCCGCAACGTCGTGCTGGCCTCCGGCTCGTACGCGAAGAGCCTGCCCGGCCTGGAGGTCGACGGCGAGCGGATCATCACCAGCGACCACGCCCTGGTCATGGACCGGGTCCCGGCGTCGGCGATCGTGCTCGGCGGCGGCGTGATCGGCGTCGAGTTCGCCAGCGTCTGGAAGTCCTTCGGGGTCGACGTGACCATCGTCGAGGCGCTGCCCCGCCTGGTCGCCGCCGAGGACGAGGAGTCGTCGAAGGCGCTGGAGCGGGCCTTCCGCAAGCGCAAGATCAACTTCAAGGTCGGCAAGCCGTTCGAGAAGGTCGAGAAGACCGCGAACGGCGTCAAGCTGACCATCCAGGGCGGCGAGACCGTCGAGGCCGAGCTGCTGCTGGTCGCCGTCGGTCGCGGCCCGAACACCGCCAACCTCGGGTACGAGCAGCAGGGCGTCAAGATGGACCGCGGCTACGTGCTGACCGACGAGCGGCTGCGCACCAGCGTCCCGAACGTCTACGCGGTCGGCGACATCGTGCCCGGCCTCCAGCTCGCCCACCGCGGCTTCCAGCAGGGCATCTTCGTCGCCGAGGAGATCGCCGGCCAGAACCCGGCCGTGATCGACGAGGCCGGCATCCCGCGGGTCACCTACTGCGACCCCGAGCTGGCGTCGGTCGGCATGACCGAGGCGAAGGCCAAGGAGCAGTACGGCGCTGACAAGATCAAGACCTACAACTACAACCTGGGTGGCAACGGCAAGAGCCAGATTCTCAAGACCGCCGGCCATGTGAAGCTCGTCCGGGTCGAGGACGGCCCGGTGGTCGGCGTGCACATGGTCGGCGCCCGGGTCGGCGAGCTGATCGGCGA encodes:
- the lpdA gene encoding dihydrolipoyl dehydrogenase; amino-acid sequence: MSEPNDATFDIVILGGGSGGYATALRAAQLNLSVALIEKGKLGGTCLHNGCIPTKALLHAAEIADQTRESEQFGVKAELVGIDMASVNAYKDGVIARLYKGLQGLVGGAKNITFVAGAGKLVAPNTVEVDGKRYTGRNVVLASGSYAKSLPGLEVDGERIITSDHALVMDRVPASAIVLGGGVIGVEFASVWKSFGVDVTIVEALPRLVAAEDEESSKALERAFRKRKINFKVGKPFEKVEKTANGVKLTIQGGETVEAELLLVAVGRGPNTANLGYEQQGVKMDRGYVLTDERLRTSVPNVYAVGDIVPGLQLAHRGFQQGIFVAEEIAGQNPAVIDEAGIPRVTYCDPELASVGMTEAKAKEQYGADKIKTYNYNLGGNGKSQILKTAGHVKLVRVEDGPVVGVHMVGARVGELIGEAQLIYNWEAYPAEVAQLVHAHPTQNEALGEAHLALAGKPLHAHA